In a genomic window of Streptomyces koelreuteriae:
- the tal gene encoding transaldolase, translated as MITVSEATASAGALKRLSDEGVSIWLDDLSRRRIESGNLAELVATRNVVGVTTNPSIFQAAIGSGEGYEAQLADLAVRGVTVDEAVRMMTTADVRSAADILRPVYDATGGRDGRVSIEVDPRLAHDTTATVAEARQLAWLVDRPNVMIKIPATQAGLPAITEVIGAGISVNVTLIFSLERYREVMDAYVAGLEKAQAAGLDLSDIHSVASFFVSRVDSEIDKRLTLLGTDEALALKGRAALANARLAYEAYEQVFAGARWQALGGARANRQRPLWASTGVKDPAYKDTLYVDDLVAPGTVNTMPEATLNAVADHGDVQGDTVTGGYAQARADLAAVERLGIGYDEVVRQLENEGVAKFEVAWQDLLDAVTKSLNDKGVDAE; from the coding sequence ATGATCACTGTGAGCGAAGCGACCGCGAGCGCGGGAGCACTCAAGCGCCTCTCCGACGAGGGCGTGTCGATCTGGCTCGACGACCTGTCGCGCCGGCGGATCGAGTCCGGCAACCTGGCCGAGCTCGTCGCCACGAGGAACGTCGTCGGCGTCACCACCAACCCGTCCATCTTCCAGGCCGCCATCGGTTCGGGCGAGGGCTACGAGGCGCAGCTCGCCGACCTGGCGGTGCGGGGCGTCACGGTCGACGAGGCCGTCCGGATGATGACCACCGCCGACGTCCGCTCCGCCGCCGACATCCTGCGGCCGGTGTACGACGCCACCGGCGGGCGGGACGGCCGGGTCTCCATCGAGGTCGACCCGCGCCTCGCCCACGACACCACGGCGACCGTCGCCGAGGCCCGTCAGCTGGCCTGGCTGGTGGACCGCCCGAACGTGATGATCAAGATCCCGGCGACGCAGGCCGGCCTGCCGGCCATCACCGAGGTGATCGGCGCGGGCATCAGCGTGAACGTGACGCTGATCTTCTCGCTGGAGCGCTACCGCGAGGTCATGGACGCCTATGTCGCCGGCCTGGAGAAGGCCCAGGCGGCCGGTCTCGACCTGTCGGACATCCACTCGGTGGCCTCCTTCTTCGTCTCCCGCGTCGACTCCGAGATCGACAAGCGGCTGACGCTGCTGGGCACGGACGAGGCCCTCGCGCTGAAGGGCCGGGCGGCCCTGGCCAACGCGCGGCTCGCCTACGAGGCGTACGAGCAGGTATTCGCCGGGGCCCGCTGGCAGGCGCTGGGCGGGGCCCGCGCGAACCGGCAGCGCCCCCTTTGGGCCTCCACCGGTGTGAAGGACCCGGCATACAAGGACACCCTGTACGTGGACGATCTGGTCGCCCCCGGCACGGTCAACACCATGCCGGAGGCCACGCTGAACGCCGTCGCCGACCACGGTGACGTCCAGGGCGACACGGTCACCGGCGGTTATGCCCAGGCCCGCGCCGACCTGGCGGCCGTCGAGCGGCTCGGCATCGGGTACGACGAGGTGGTGCGGCAACTGGAGAACGAGGGCGTGGCCAAGTTCGAGGTGGCCTGGCAGGACCTGCTGGACGCGGTCACCAAGTCCTTGAACGACAAGGGAGTTGACGCGGAATGA
- the zwf gene encoding glucose-6-phosphate dehydrogenase has translation MSEGIPQTAIPQTAEQETKGTKEEKEAVAAQEAAGVEPTGVDGAARAVVPPTEFTEADFVNPLRDARDRRLPRIAGPSGLVIFGVTGDLSRKKLMPAVYDLANRGLLPPGFSLVGFARRDWEDQDFAQVVHDAVREHARTPFREEVWQQLSEGMRFIPGDFDDDMAFKQLRSAVEELDASRGTSGNYAFYLSVPPKFFPKVAQQLKKHGLANAPDGSWRRAVIEKPFGHDLESAEELNTIVHDVFDPEQVFRIDHYLGKETVQNILALRFANQMFEPIWNRSYVDHVQITMAEDIGIGGRAGYYDGIGAARDVIQNHLLQLMALTAMEEPAAFDAASLLTEKLKVLRAVQLPEDLGKNTVRGQYAAAWQGGAKVGGYLDEDGIDASSKTDTYAAIRLQVDNRRWAGVPFYLRTGKRLGRRVTEIAVVFQRAPHSPFDSTATEELGANAIVIRVQPDEGMTVRFGSKVPGTSMEIRDVTMDFAYGESFTESSPEAYERLILDVLLGDANLFPRHQEVEESWKILDPIERYWATHGRPAQYASGSWGPAEADEMLARDGRSWRRP, from the coding sequence ATGAGCGAGGGCATCCCCCAGACGGCCATCCCCCAGACGGCCGAACAGGAGACCAAGGGGACCAAGGAGGAGAAGGAGGCCGTGGCGGCCCAGGAGGCGGCCGGGGTCGAGCCGACCGGGGTGGACGGCGCGGCCCGGGCCGTCGTCCCGCCCACGGAGTTCACCGAGGCCGACTTCGTCAACCCTCTGCGCGACGCGCGCGACCGCCGACTGCCGAGGATCGCGGGCCCGTCCGGGCTCGTCATCTTCGGCGTGACCGGCGACCTGTCCCGCAAGAAGCTGATGCCGGCCGTGTACGACCTGGCCAACCGCGGTCTGCTGCCGCCGGGCTTCTCGCTGGTGGGCTTCGCCCGCCGGGACTGGGAGGACCAGGACTTCGCGCAGGTGGTGCACGACGCGGTCCGTGAGCACGCCCGGACCCCGTTCCGCGAGGAGGTCTGGCAGCAGCTCTCCGAGGGCATGCGGTTCATCCCGGGCGACTTCGACGACGACATGGCGTTCAAGCAGCTGCGCTCCGCCGTCGAGGAGCTGGACGCCTCCCGGGGCACCAGCGGCAACTACGCCTTCTACCTCTCGGTGCCGCCGAAGTTCTTCCCGAAGGTCGCCCAGCAGCTCAAGAAGCACGGGCTGGCGAACGCCCCCGACGGCTCCTGGCGCCGCGCGGTCATCGAAAAGCCGTTCGGGCACGATCTGGAGTCGGCCGAGGAGCTGAACACGATCGTGCACGACGTGTTCGACCCGGAGCAGGTCTTCCGGATCGACCACTACCTGGGCAAGGAGACCGTCCAGAACATCCTGGCGCTGCGCTTCGCCAACCAGATGTTCGAACCGATCTGGAACCGGTCGTACGTCGACCATGTGCAGATCACCATGGCCGAGGACATCGGCATCGGCGGCCGCGCGGGGTACTACGACGGGATCGGCGCCGCCCGTGACGTCATCCAGAACCATCTGCTCCAGCTGATGGCGCTCACCGCGATGGAGGAGCCGGCCGCCTTCGACGCGGCGTCGCTGCTCACCGAGAAGCTCAAGGTGCTGCGGGCCGTGCAGTTGCCGGAGGACCTCGGGAAGAACACCGTGCGCGGGCAGTACGCGGCGGCCTGGCAGGGCGGCGCGAAGGTCGGCGGCTATCTGGACGAGGACGGCATCGACGCCTCGTCGAAGACCGACACCTACGCCGCGATCAGGCTCCAGGTGGACAACCGCCGCTGGGCGGGCGTCCCGTTCTACCTGCGCACCGGCAAGCGGCTCGGCCGCCGGGTGACGGAGATCGCCGTGGTGTTCCAGCGGGCCCCGCACTCCCCGTTCGACTCCACCGCGACCGAGGAGCTCGGCGCCAACGCGATCGTCATCCGCGTACAGCCGGACGAGGGCATGACGGTCCGGTTCGGATCCAAGGTGCCGGGTACGTCGATGGAGATCCGGGACGTGACGATGGACTTCGCCTACGGCGAGTCGTTCACCGAATCGAGCCCGGAGGCGTACGAACGGCTGATCCTTGACGTCCTCCTGGGCGACGCCAATCTGTTCCCCCGTCACCAGGAAGTGGAAGAGTCCTGGAAGATCCTCGACCCGATCGAGCGCTACTGGGCCACGCACGGCAGGCCGGCGCAGTACGCCTCGGGGAGCTGGGGACCCGCGGAAGCCGACGAGATGCTCGCACGAGACGGACGGAGCTGGCGCAGGCCATGA
- the opcA gene encoding glucose-6-phosphate dehydrogenase assembly protein OpcA, with translation MKIDLTDTTASKINKALVQGRRAIGTPAVGMVLTMVIVTDEENAYDAIKAAEEASHEHPSRTLVVIKRHARTPRDRQSSRLDAEVRVGADAGTGETVILRTYGEVSDHADSVVLPLLLPDAPVVVWWPVDAPEVPSKDPLGALAQRRITDLYAVENPLETLRARVRSYAPGDTDLAWTRLTPWRSMLAAALDQARARITSAAVEAEAENPAAELLARWLEARLHVSVDRVVTAGPVVTAVRLGTENGEIVIDRPEGPLATLTLPGQPSRTLALKVRATSELIAEELRRLDADEMYAIALNGEATEETPAHV, from the coding sequence ATGAAGATCGACCTGACCGACACCACGGCAAGCAAGATCAACAAGGCGCTGGTGCAGGGGCGCCGGGCCATCGGCACTCCCGCCGTGGGCATGGTCCTGACGATGGTGATCGTCACGGACGAGGAGAACGCCTACGACGCGATCAAGGCGGCCGAGGAGGCGTCGCACGAGCACCCCTCGCGCACCCTGGTCGTCATCAAGCGGCACGCCCGCACCCCGCGCGACCGCCAGTCCTCCCGGCTGGACGCCGAGGTCCGGGTGGGCGCCGACGCGGGCACCGGCGAGACGGTGATCCTGCGGACCTACGGCGAGGTGTCCGACCACGCCGACTCGGTGGTGCTGCCGCTGCTGCTGCCGGACGCGCCGGTGGTGGTGTGGTGGCCGGTGGACGCCCCCGAGGTGCCCTCCAAGGACCCGCTGGGGGCGCTGGCCCAGCGGCGGATCACCGACCTGTACGCCGTGGAGAACCCCCTGGAGACGCTGCGGGCCCGGGTCCGCTCCTACGCGCCCGGCGACACCGACCTCGCCTGGACCCGGCTGACGCCCTGGCGTTCGATGCTGGCGGCGGCGCTGGACCAGGCCCGGGCGCGGATCACCTCGGCGGCCGTGGAGGCCGAGGCCGAGAACCCGGCCGCCGAGCTGCTGGCCCGCTGGCTGGAGGCCCGGCTGCACGTCTCGGTCGACCGGGTGGTCACCGCCGGGCCGGTCGTCACGGCCGTGCGTCTGGGCACCGAGAACGGCGAGATCGTCATCGACCGCCCCGAGGGCCCGCTGGCCACGCTGACCCTGCCGGGCCAGCCCTCCCGCACCCTGGCACTGAAGGTCCGTGCCACCTCCGAACTCATCGCCGAGGAGCTCAGGCGCCTCGACGCCGACGAGATGTACGCCATCGCCCTGAACGGCGAGGCAACCGAGGAGACCCCCGCTCATGTCTGA
- the pgi gene encoding glucose-6-phosphate isomerase, which produces MSDSPSGSPELTRRPEWTALEDHRKDALPQPDLRELFAADPGRAERYVVRVGDLRIDYSKHLVTDETLALLQELAAATDVFGLRDAMFRGERINVTEDRAVLHTALRAPRDAVVEVDGENVVPGVHAVLDKMAGFADRVRSGEWTGHTGKRIRNVVNIGIGGSDLGPAMAYEALRPFTDRELTFRFVSNVDGSDLHEAVRDLDPAETLFIVASKTFTTIETITNATSARSWLLKGLGGDEKAVAKHFVALSTNSEKVAGFGIDVDNMFEFWDWVGGRYSYDSAIGLSLMIAIGPDRFREMLDGFRIVDEHFRNAPAEANAPLLLGLLGIWYGNFHDAQSHAVLPYSHYLSKFTAYLQQLDMESNGKSVDREGRPVRWQTGPVVWGTPGTNGQHAYYQLIHQGTKLIPADFIGFARPVAELSDGLKAQHDLLMANLFAQGQALAFGKTAEEVRAEGVPEEQVPHRTFRGNHPTTTILAGELTPSVLGQLVALYEHKVFVQGAVWNIDSFDQWGVELGKVLAKRVEPALTEGADVPGLDPSTAALVAAYRNLREVN; this is translated from the coding sequence ATGTCTGACTCCCCCTCCGGCTCCCCCGAGCTCACCCGGCGGCCCGAGTGGACCGCCCTGGAGGACCACCGCAAGGACGCCCTGCCGCAGCCCGACCTGCGTGAGCTGTTCGCGGCCGACCCGGGGCGCGCCGAGCGCTACGTCGTCCGCGTGGGCGATCTGCGCATCGACTACTCCAAGCACCTGGTCACCGACGAGACGCTGGCCCTGCTCCAGGAGCTGGCCGCCGCCACCGACGTGTTCGGGCTGCGCGACGCGATGTTCCGCGGCGAGCGGATCAACGTCACCGAGGACCGTGCCGTGCTGCACACCGCGCTGCGCGCCCCGCGGGACGCGGTGGTCGAGGTCGACGGCGAGAACGTCGTCCCGGGTGTGCACGCGGTGCTGGACAAGATGGCCGGCTTCGCCGACCGCGTCCGCTCCGGGGAGTGGACCGGCCACACCGGCAAGCGCATCCGCAACGTCGTCAACATCGGCATCGGCGGCTCCGACCTGGGCCCGGCGATGGCGTACGAGGCGCTGCGGCCGTTCACCGACCGGGAGCTGACGTTCCGCTTCGTGTCGAACGTGGACGGCTCCGACCTCCACGAGGCCGTGCGCGACCTGGACCCGGCGGAGACGCTGTTCATCGTCGCGTCCAAGACCTTCACCACCATCGAGACGATCACCAACGCGACCTCGGCGCGCTCCTGGCTGCTCAAGGGCCTGGGCGGCGACGAGAAGGCGGTCGCGAAGCACTTCGTGGCGCTCTCGACGAACTCCGAGAAGGTCGCCGGGTTCGGCATCGACGTCGACAACATGTTCGAGTTCTGGGACTGGGTCGGCGGCCGCTACTCGTACGACTCCGCGATCGGCCTGTCCCTGATGATCGCCATCGGCCCGGACCGCTTCCGGGAGATGCTCGACGGCTTCCGCATCGTCGACGAGCACTTCCGCAACGCCCCCGCCGAGGCCAACGCCCCGCTGCTGCTGGGCCTGCTCGGCATCTGGTACGGCAACTTCCACGACGCCCAGTCGCACGCGGTGCTGCCCTACAGCCACTACCTGTCCAAGTTCACCGCCTACCTCCAGCAGCTCGACATGGAGTCCAACGGCAAGTCGGTGGACCGCGAGGGCCGGCCCGTGCGGTGGCAGACGGGGCCGGTGGTGTGGGGCACGCCCGGCACCAACGGGCAGCACGCCTACTACCAGCTCATCCACCAGGGCACCAAGCTCATCCCGGCGGACTTCATCGGCTTCGCCCGGCCCGTCGCCGAACTGAGCGACGGACTGAAGGCACAGCACGACCTGCTGATGGCCAATCTGTTCGCGCAGGGGCAGGCGCTCGCCTTCGGCAAGACCGCCGAGGAGGTGCGGGCCGAGGGCGTGCCCGAGGAGCAGGTGCCGCACCGCACCTTCCGGGGCAACCACCCGACCACGACGATCCTGGCCGGCGAACTGACCCCGTCGGTCCTCGGCCAGCTGGTCGCCCTCTACGAGCACAAGGTGTTCGTGCAGGGCGCGGTGTGGAACATCGACTCCTTCGACCAGTGGGGCGTCGAGCTCGGCAAGGTCCTCGCCAAGCGCGTCGAGCCCGCCCTGACCGAGGGCGCCGATGTCCCCGGTCTCGACCCGTCCACGGCCGCGCTGGTGGCCGCCTACCGCAATCTTCGGGAAGTGAACTGA
- the gnd gene encoding phosphogluconate dehydrogenase (NAD(+)-dependent, decarboxylating) produces the protein MQIGLVGLGKMGGNMRERLRNAGHTVIGYDTNPEKSDADSLADLVNQLDAPRTVWVMVPAGDATQHVIDQLAGLLKPYDTVVDGGNSRWTDDEKHAEELGKRGIGFVDAGVSGGVWGLKNGYALMVGGEKEYVDPLRPIFEALKPEGPYGFVHAGKVGAGHFAKMVHNGIEYAMMQAYAEGWELLEAVDSVDNVREVFRSWQEGTVIRSWLLDLAVDALDEDEHLEELRGYAQDSGEGRWTVEAAIDNSVPLPAITASLFSRFASRQDDSPQMKMIAALRNQFGGHAVESVKKA, from the coding sequence ATGCAGATCGGACTTGTGGGTCTCGGCAAGATGGGCGGCAACATGCGCGAGCGCCTGCGCAACGCCGGCCACACCGTCATCGGCTACGACACCAACCCCGAGAAGTCGGACGCCGACAGCCTGGCCGACCTCGTCAACCAGCTCGACGCGCCGCGCACGGTCTGGGTCATGGTCCCGGCCGGCGACGCCACCCAGCACGTCATCGACCAGCTCGCGGGCCTCCTCAAGCCGTACGACACGGTCGTCGACGGCGGCAACTCCCGCTGGACGGACGACGAGAAGCACGCCGAGGAGCTGGGCAAGCGCGGCATCGGCTTCGTCGACGCCGGTGTCTCCGGCGGCGTGTGGGGCCTGAAGAACGGCTACGCCCTGATGGTCGGCGGCGAGAAGGAGTACGTCGACCCGCTGCGGCCGATCTTCGAGGCGCTCAAGCCGGAGGGTCCGTACGGCTTCGTCCACGCGGGCAAGGTGGGCGCCGGGCACTTCGCGAAGATGGTCCACAACGGCATCGAGTACGCGATGATGCAAGCCTACGCCGAGGGCTGGGAGCTGCTGGAGGCCGTGGACTCGGTGGACAACGTCCGCGAGGTGTTCCGCTCCTGGCAGGAGGGCACCGTCATCCGCTCCTGGCTGCTGGATCTGGCGGTGGACGCCCTGGACGAGGACGAGCACCTGGAGGAGCTCCGGGGCTATGCCCAGGACTCCGGCGAGGGACGCTGGACCGTGGAGGCCGCGATCGACAACTCCGTCCCGCTGCCCGCGATCACCGCCTCCCTCTTCTCCCGGTTCGCCTCCCGTCAGGACGACTCGCCGCAGATGAAGATGATCGCGGCACTGCGCAACCAGTTCGGCGGCCACGCCGTCGAGTCCGTGAAGAAGGCGTAG
- a CDS encoding histidine phosphatase family protein, with the protein MGDLLMVRHGETEWSRSGQHTSFTDLPLTARGEEQAKSLVPLLAGRPFALVLTSPLTRAVRTAELAGLTGAVRDPDLHEWYYGAYEGVTSDEIHRTRPDWDLWTDGGPAGADGAPGESPKEVGVRADRVLSRVAGALPEGDVMLVAHGHFLRALTARRLGLTAAEGRLFRLETGTVSRLSTEHGRPVIAEWNARA; encoded by the coding sequence GTGGGCGATCTGCTGATGGTCCGTCACGGCGAGACGGAGTGGAGCCGGAGCGGACAGCACACCAGCTTCACCGACCTGCCCCTCACCGCGCGCGGTGAGGAACAGGCCAAGTCGCTGGTTCCGCTGCTGGCGGGCCGCCCCTTCGCGCTGGTCCTCACGAGCCCCCTCACCCGCGCGGTGCGCACCGCCGAACTCGCGGGCCTGACGGGGGCCGTGCGGGACCCGGACCTGCACGAGTGGTACTACGGCGCCTACGAGGGCGTCACGAGCGACGAGATACACCGCACCCGCCCGGACTGGGACCTGTGGACCGACGGGGGCCCGGCCGGTGCCGACGGCGCGCCGGGCGAGTCCCCAAAGGAGGTCGGCGTGCGCGCCGACCGGGTGCTGTCCCGGGTGGCGGGGGCGCTGCCCGAGGGCGATGTGATGCTGGTGGCCCACGGCCACTTCCTTCGCGCCCTGACGGCCCGCCGCCTGGGCCTGACAGCGGCGGAGGGACGCCTGTTCCGGCTGGAGACGGGCACGGTCAGCCGGCTGTCGACCGAGCACGGACGGCCCGTGATCGCGGAGTGGAACGCGCGGGCGTAA
- a CDS encoding membrane-associated oxidoreductase, with translation MEIDNMTSAEERVWRAFARGQDVDFRESADEDPERGADWGPERTVRAAVLRALLLSAPQEDGETATLRLGGARITGVLDLKYSEIDHAVRLSHCYFENVPVLYAARLRQLNLRDSVLPGLDAATLRVDGVLRMSDCLFDGPVRLGGAQIAGALFLDRADIGARSAGQPALQLNHVTVGDGLSAAGLRALGGVRLTGASVAGSVDLGQARLEGGRGEVVLDAELAAVEGDVLLRGVDVHGWIGLRGARIGGRLDLSHARLSNPGDAALRASSCTIGEVWLRKSPPMEGTLNLRRAQVDVLWLEPDVVPEEVLLDSLVYTSLTPHAPAERRLAMLERDGEGYVPHAYEQLTAAYRRIGDDHAARQVQLAKQRRHRGTLPWYGRLWGYVQDATVGYGFRPLRAAGWLVSLLVIGSVAYALHHPQPLKTDEAPQFNPVFYTLDLLLPVISFGQEGAFAPADGYQWLSYALVLTGWILATTVVTGITRTVSRQ, from the coding sequence ATGGAGATCGACAATATGACATCCGCCGAGGAGCGGGTGTGGCGTGCCTTCGCGCGTGGCCAGGACGTGGACTTCCGTGAGTCGGCGGACGAGGATCCGGAGCGGGGCGCGGACTGGGGGCCCGAACGGACCGTACGCGCGGCCGTGTTGCGGGCCCTGCTGCTGAGCGCTCCGCAGGAGGACGGCGAGACGGCCACCCTCAGGCTCGGGGGTGCGCGGATCACCGGGGTGCTCGACCTCAAGTACAGCGAAATCGATCACGCCGTGCGCCTGAGTCACTGCTACTTCGAGAACGTCCCCGTGCTGTACGCGGCGCGTCTGCGCCAGCTGAACCTGCGCGACTCCGTCCTGCCCGGCCTGGACGCCGCAACCCTGCGGGTGGACGGCGTCCTGCGCATGTCGGACTGTCTGTTCGACGGGCCCGTGCGGCTCGGCGGCGCGCAGATCGCCGGGGCGCTGTTCCTGGACCGCGCCGACATCGGCGCACGGTCCGCCGGTCAGCCGGCGCTCCAGCTCAACCATGTGACCGTCGGGGACGGCCTGTCGGCGGCGGGCCTGCGGGCGCTGGGCGGGGTGCGTCTGACGGGCGCGTCGGTCGCCGGGTCCGTCGACCTGGGCCAGGCCCGGCTGGAAGGCGGCAGGGGCGAGGTCGTCCTCGACGCGGAGCTGGCCGCGGTGGAGGGCGACGTCCTGCTGCGCGGCGTGGACGTGCACGGCTGGATCGGCCTGCGCGGCGCCCGGATCGGGGGCCGCCTGGACCTGTCGCACGCGCGCCTGTCGAACCCCGGTGACGCGGCGCTGCGGGCCAGCAGCTGCACCATAGGAGAGGTCTGGCTGCGCAAGAGCCCGCCCATGGAGGGCACCCTCAATCTGCGGCGCGCCCAGGTGGACGTGCTGTGGCTGGAGCCGGACGTGGTCCCGGAGGAGGTCCTGCTCGACAGCCTCGTCTACACCTCCCTCACCCCGCACGCGCCCGCCGAACGCCGGCTCGCGATGCTGGAGCGGGACGGCGAGGGCTATGTCCCGCACGCCTACGAGCAGTTGACCGCCGCCTACCGGCGCATCGGCGACGACCACGCCGCCCGCCAGGTCCAGCTCGCCAAGCAGCGCCGCCACCGCGGCACCCTCCCCTGGTACGGCCGACTGTGGGGCTATGTCCAGGACGCCACCGTCGGCTACGGCTTCCGCCCCCTGCGGGCCGCGGGCTGGCTGGTGTCGCTGCTCGTGATCGGCTCCGTCGCCTACGCGCTGCACCACCCCCAGCCGCTGAAGACGGACGAGGCCCCGCAGTTCAACCCGGTGTTCTACACGCTGGATCTGCTCCTGCCCGTGATCTCCTTCGGACAGGAGGGGGCGTTCGCCCCCGCCGACGGCTACCAGTGGCTGTCCTACGCCCTGGTCCTCACCGGCTGGATCCTCGCCACCACGGTCGTCACCGGCATCACCAGGACCGTCAGCCGCCAGTGA
- a CDS encoding bifunctional sugar phosphate isomerase/epimerase/4-hydroxyphenylpyruvate dioxygenase family protein — protein sequence MRTSIATVSLSGSLTGKLDAAARAGFDGVEIFENDLLAGHLTPEDIRARCADLGLSIDLFQPMRDIEAVPEAEFARNLRRARHKFELMRRLGADTVLVCSSVSPQAVDDDALAAEQLSRLADLARESGVRVAYEALAWGRHVSTYDHAWRIVEAAGHPALGTCLDSFHILSRGSDPKGIEDIPGEKIFFLQLADAPLLAMDVLQWSRHYRCFPGQGGFDVAGLVRHVLSTGYDGPLSLEVFNDVFRQADAGPTAVDARRSLLVLQESVGRAALPDPVVPTGVAFAELVTPDAEPLTALLGSLGFTRTARHRGKPVALWEQGEARILVNTGPAVRRDGTQLAAIGLESPDPAAAARRAEALLAPVLPRRRGPEDVPLDAVAAPDGTELFFCATGRPGLPDWRADFEDTGPAPAPTGIRRIDHLALTQPWHHFDEAALFHRGVLGLHAQESVDVADPYGLLRSRAVTNPDGSVRIALTVGAAPTDDTGRAQHIALATDDVVAAARRFREAGGRLLPVPANYYDDLAARFEFADGELETYRDLGILYDRDAHGVFRHCYTRTIGRVFFELVQRDDGYRGYGAANAPVRLAAQHAVRALTGG from the coding sequence GTGCGTACGTCCATCGCCACCGTCTCCCTCAGCGGATCCCTCACCGGGAAACTCGACGCCGCGGCCCGGGCCGGCTTCGACGGGGTGGAGATCTTCGAGAACGATCTGCTGGCCGGCCACCTCACCCCCGAGGACATCCGCGCCCGCTGCGCCGATCTCGGCCTGAGCATCGACCTCTTCCAGCCCATGCGGGACATCGAGGCCGTGCCCGAGGCCGAGTTCGCCCGGAACCTGCGGCGGGCCCGGCACAAGTTCGAGCTGATGCGCAGGCTCGGCGCCGACACCGTCCTGGTCTGCTCCAGCGTCTCCCCGCAGGCGGTGGACGACGACGCCCTCGCCGCCGAGCAGCTCAGCCGGCTCGCCGACCTCGCGCGGGAGTCCGGCGTCAGGGTGGCCTACGAGGCGCTCGCCTGGGGACGGCACGTCAGCACGTACGACCACGCCTGGCGCATCGTCGAGGCGGCCGGGCATCCGGCGCTCGGCACCTGCCTGGACAGTTTCCACATCCTCTCGCGCGGCTCTGACCCCAAGGGCATCGAGGACATCCCCGGCGAGAAGATCTTCTTCCTCCAGCTCGCCGACGCCCCGCTGCTCGCCATGGACGTCCTCCAGTGGAGCCGCCACTACCGCTGCTTCCCCGGCCAGGGCGGCTTCGACGTCGCGGGCCTGGTGCGGCACGTCCTGAGCACCGGCTACGACGGCCCGCTCTCCCTGGAGGTCTTCAACGACGTCTTCCGCCAGGCCGACGCCGGCCCGACCGCCGTGGACGCCCGGCGTTCCCTGCTGGTCCTCCAGGAGAGCGTCGGCCGGGCCGCCCTGCCCGACCCCGTCGTCCCCACCGGCGTCGCCTTCGCCGAGCTGGTCACGCCCGACGCCGAGCCCCTCACCGCCCTGCTCGGCTCCCTCGGCTTCACCCGCACCGCCCGGCACCGCGGCAAGCCCGTCGCCCTCTGGGAGCAGGGCGAGGCCCGCATCCTCGTCAACACCGGGCCGGCCGTCCGCCGTGACGGCACGCAGCTCGCCGCGATCGGGCTGGAGTCACCCGACCCGGCCGCGGCGGCCCGGCGTGCCGAGGCGCTGCTGGCACCCGTCCTGCCCCGCCGCCGCGGCCCCGAGGACGTCCCGCTGGACGCGGTCGCCGCCCCCGACGGCACGGAACTCTTCTTCTGCGCCACCGGCCGCCCCGGCCTGCCCGACTGGCGGGCCGACTTCGAGGACACCGGCCCGGCCCCCGCCCCCACGGGCATCCGCCGTATCGACCACCTCGCGCTCACGCAGCCCTGGCACCACTTCGACGAGGCGGCCCTCTTCCACCGCGGGGTGCTCGGACTGCACGCCCAGGAGAGCGTCGACGTCGCCGACCCCTACGGACTGCTGCGCAGCCGGGCCGTCACCAACCCCGACGGCAGCGTCCGCATCGCCCTCACCGTCGGCGCCGCGCCCACGGACGACACCGGCCGGGCCCAGCACATCGCCCTCGCCACCGACGACGTGGTCGCCGCGGCCCGCCGCTTCCGCGAGGCCGGCGGTCGGCTGCTGCCCGTCCCCGCGAACTACTACGACGACCTCGCCGCCCGCTTCGAGTTCGCCGACGGCGAGCTGGAGACCTACCGCGACCTCGGCATCCTCTACGACCGCGACGCGCACGGCGTCTTCCGCCACTGCTACACCCGGACCATCGGCCGCGTCTTCTTCGAACTGGTCCAGCGCGACGACGGCTACCGGGGTTACGGCGCCGCCAACGCCCCGGTACGGCTGGCCGCCCAGCACGCGGTGCGGGCCCTCACTGGCGGCTGA